Within Thermococcus celer Vu 13 = JCM 8558, the genomic segment GCGTCTGGCACGAATCAGGTCTGAAGGACTTCGATGGCGTTGTCCTGCCCGGCGGCTTCAGCTACGCCGATTACCTCAGGGCCGGGGCCATCGCCGCGAGGGCCGGGATAATGGAGGAGGTTAGGGAGTTCGCCCGGGACGGTAGGCCCGTCCTCGGGATATGCAACGGCTTTCAGGTTTTAACGGAGGCCGGCCTTCTGCCCGGGGCGCTGAGGCCGAACAAAAACCCAAGGTTCCTCTGCAGGTGGGTGCACCTCCGCGTCGAGGACGTCGAGACCCCCTTCACCGCCCTCTACGAGCCAGGGGAGGTCATCAGGATGCCGATAGCCCACGCCGAGGGGAATTATTACACGGACGACCCCTCAAAAGTTCGCGTGGTCTTCCGGTACAGCGACGGGGAGGGAAACGTCACGGACGGGGCGAACCCGAACGGCTCCCTCATGAACATAGCGGCGATAGCCAACGGGCGCGGTAACGTCCTCGGAACCATGCCCCACCCAGAGAGGGCGAGCGATAAATTCCTAGGAAGCGAAGACGGGCTGAGGCTCTTCAGGGGCATGGTGGAGTGGGCGAAGCGTTAGTCTTCTATTTTTTGCACAGGTGAGTGAACACCTCTTCGAGGGTCACTTGAGATGTTTGAACGTCGACAATTTTGTAACGGGATAGGAGACCGAGCACCTCTTTGATGTCCTCATTTTTGAAGTACAGCTGGAGGTACGTGAACTCCCCATTGCGTTGAACTTCTATTTTTTGGGTGATTCCATCAAAATCCTTGGGATGAACCATTCCTTTAATCTTTGCAATGATTTTCCTTTCCGCTTTGAGGGTCTGAACTTCTTCAATGAGCTCTTTTGGGGTCCCCTCGGCGATTTTGCTCCTGTTGAATAGCAAAACCCTGTCGCACAGACTTTCAGCCTCTCTTAGATTATGGGTCGTCAATAGTATTGTTGTTCCGAGTTCTTTTGAAAGCCTCAAAATTGCATTCCAGACTTCCCTTCTCGTAAAAGCATCGAGATAAACCGTAGGTTCGTCGAGGATCAGAACTTCAGGCTGGAGGACTAAGGGTAACGCCAGGTAAACCTTCTGTCTCATTCCAGCGGAGAGTTTTTGATACCACTCGTTCCGTTTCTCTTTTAGGTGGAGTAATTCAAGTGCTTGATTAATTCTTCTATCGGTCTCTGCCTTGGGAATTCCCCACAGTTCAGCCATGAACCTGAGATTCTTCTCCACGCTCACCCTCCACTGAAAGAGTCCGAATAAATCCCTGCTCCCCCCAAAGATGGTAAATATTTTGCCCTTAACTTCGTTGTGCTCTTCAACCGATTCATACCCATCAATGTAGAGATGTCCCCCCGTAGGTATAACAAGGGCGCTGGCGATTTTGCAGAGCGTGGTTTTTCCAGCACCGTTCGGACCGAGGAGACCGTATATCTCGCCTTCCTTAACCTTGAAATTCAAATCAACCAGAGCCGGGATTTCCTCCCTGGGCTTTCCAAGAAAATCCCCAAGACTTTTCAAATCAAGGGGGGACTTTATTGGGGGAGGGTAGTATTTGGTTAGCTTAACCGCCTCTATCACTTAAACCACCCTGATTACGTACGTTTTTCCCTTTCTTTCACGTCGAACCAATCCCATAGCCTCAAGATTCCTGACGGCCCTGCAGGCGTTGGCCCTGCCGAACAGCTCTCCCAATTCCTTCTGGGTTATCTCATTGTTATCAAGGATAAAGTCCAATACCTGCCCTTCCAAATCGCTCAGCTCGTGCTGGTGCAGGTTGTTTATCTCGATCTCAATCTTGAGTAGCAACACGAGTTTCCCGTTTTCACACTCCTCCCTTAAGATACTTACTCTCATCTTACCACCTCACGTGTGTCCCAGTGTTCCCAGCTGTCTCGCCTTGTTAAAGCCCCATCTAAAAGTCAGGTATCCTACGAGGAGCATTATGGCGGTGATGAGGAGCATGTTCGTCAGGCTTGGAAGGATTCGAGATAAAGAGTAGCCGCCACCCATTGTGAGCCTGCCCATCTGGAGGATATACGTCTCTGGATGGATTTTTGATAATGGTTGAAGCCACCATGGCAAAGCCTCGGGTGGAAAGTATAAACCACTGACGAGCTGGGCGGTAATGTTGAAGAACCAGTTCAGCGGGTCCTGTTTCGCTTTAGTGCCAATTCTAAAGCCGGCTGAAAACAGGTCGAGGGCGAAAATTAGCAATATTCCGCTCAGGATAACGATTATAACGCCAAGGTTAAGGTGGATGGTTAACCCGAAGAAGAGGACATAGATTATTGCTATCACTACGGTAAGTCCTAAGTTCCACAGGATTCGCCAGGCGTTAATCCCAATGAAGATTGAAGTTAAAGATGCCGGAGAATTGTAAAGAACCGGAAAAATTCTGCCGAGTACAAAGGACGAGATGCTCCCCCTGGGCAGGAAGACGAGGTTGTGGATTATTGAGCCTATGAGAAGATAATCAAGGTAGTTGGGCTGTTTCTTGGTTGGTGGTTTTTGTAACTTTGTTGTCTTTCATCACCGCAAGGTTTAAATACTACAACTTAGTATTCCCTTGACGGGTGTTAGTAATGCCTAAAGCGACTTTTGTCATCGACAGTGAAACGCTTGAAGAATTCAAAAGGCTGGCCAAAGAACGCTATGGGAACAAGAGGGGAGTCCTAAGCATTGCAGTTGAGGAAGCGATAAAAGATTGGATTAAGAAAACAAGAAAGGAACTGGAAAATGCCGAATGAAACGATAAAACTCACCGCAAAATTCAAGCTCAAAGAGATTCCAGACGGGTTAGATGGCCTATTCCAAACTTACCGAGAAATAGTGAACACCCTCATCACCCACGCTCACGAGAACAACATCACCAGCTTCTACAGGCTGAAAAAAGAAACGTACAAAAGCCTTCGCAAAGAGTACCCGGAACTACCAAGCCACTACCTCTACACGGCCTGCCAGATGGCCGCGTGGATTTACAAGAGTTACAGGAAGAGGAAGAAGAAGGGAAAGGCAAAGGGGAGGCCAGTCTTCAGGAAGGAAGTCATAATGCTCGATGATCATCTCTTCAAGCTCGACCTCGACGGAAAGATAATAAAACTCTCCACTCCTAACGGGAGGATTTCGCTGGAGTTTTACCCCGCAAGGTACCACGAGAAGTTCCGGGGCTGGAAGGTTGGGCAGGCCTGGTTGGTTAAAACCCCAAAAGGCGTCTTCGTGAACGTCGTCTTCTCCACGGAAGTTGAAGTTGGAGAAGCAAAGACTTTCGTCGGCGTTGACCTGAACGAGAACAATGTAACCCTGAGCCTCCCGGATGGTGAGTTCGTGCAAATCATCACTCATGAGCGTGAAATCAGGACGGGTTACTTCCTGAAGAGGCGGAGGATTCAGAAGAAGTTTAGGGCAGGCAAGAAGCGGGAGAAACTCCTCGAGAAGTATGGGGGAAGAGAAAAGAACAGGCTGAACGACTTGTACCACAAAATAGCGAATAAGATTGTTGAACTGGCGGAGGAATACGGTGGAATAGCTTTGGAGGACTTGACGAACATTCGGGATTCGATAAGGTATTCGGCTGAAATGAACGGGAGGCTTCACCGCTGGAGTTTCCGAAAGTTGCAGTCAATCATCGAGTACAAGGCGAAGTTGAGGGGCGTGAGTGTTGTTTTTGTTGATCCGGCTTACACTTCTTCCCGGTGCCCGGTATGTGGGGGAAAGTTAAGCCCGAATGGGTACCGGCGGGTGAAGTGTGAGTGTGGTTTTGAGGCTGATAGGGACGTTGTTGGGAGCTGGAACATCCGCTTGAGAGCCCTGAAGATGTGGGGAGTGCCCGTTCCCCCCGAAAGCCACCCGATGAAGATGGGAGGGTGGAAGGTTAGCCGTAACGATGTTTACAAAAGTTACGGCCAACCAGAACGGGTACCGTATTGAGAGATGTTGGCATTAATGGTTATTAGCTTTGCAAAGATGCCTATCTTCTCATGATGCGGTTCATAAGTGGTTATATTAAAATCAACGATGGTAACAATGAAAGGTATATAAGTCTCATCGATATTATACTCACGGAGG encodes:
- a CDS encoding RNA-guided endonuclease InsQ/TnpB family protein — its product is MPNETIKLTAKFKLKEIPDGLDGLFQTYREIVNTLITHAHENNITSFYRLKKETYKSLRKEYPELPSHYLYTACQMAAWIYKSYRKRKKKGKAKGRPVFRKEVIMLDDHLFKLDLDGKIIKLSTPNGRISLEFYPARYHEKFRGWKVGQAWLVKTPKGVFVNVVFSTEVEVGEAKTFVGVDLNENNVTLSLPDGEFVQIITHEREIRTGYFLKRRRIQKKFRAGKKREKLLEKYGGREKNRLNDLYHKIANKIVELAEEYGGIALEDLTNIRDSIRYSAEMNGRLHRWSFRKLQSIIEYKAKLRGVSVVFVDPAYTSSRCPVCGGKLSPNGYRRVKCECGFEADRDVVGSWNIRLRALKMWGVPVPPESHPMKMGGWKVSRNDVYKSYGQPERVPY
- the purQ gene encoding phosphoribosylformylglycinamidine synthase I — protein: MPKFAVVVFPGTNCDFETLEAIRKAGGKAERVWHESGLKDFDGVVLPGGFSYADYLRAGAIAARAGIMEEVREFARDGRPVLGICNGFQVLTEAGLLPGALRPNKNPRFLCRWVHLRVEDVETPFTALYEPGEVIRMPIAHAEGNYYTDDPSKVRVVFRYSDGEGNVTDGANPNGSLMNIAAIANGRGNVLGTMPHPERASDKFLGSEDGLRLFRGMVEWAKR
- a CDS encoding helix-turn-helix transcriptional regulator, with amino-acid sequence MRVSILREECENGKLVLLLKIEIEINNLHQHELSDLEGQVLDFILDNNEITQKELGELFGRANACRAVRNLEAMGLVRRERKGKTYVIRVV
- a CDS encoding ABC transporter permease — its product is MIAIIYVLFFGLTIHLNLGVIIVILSGILLIFALDLFSAGFRIGTKAKQDPLNWFFNITAQLVSGLYFPPEALPWWLQPLSKIHPETYILQMGRLTMGGGYSLSRILPSLTNMLLITAIMLLVGYLTFRWGFNKARQLGTLGHT
- a CDS encoding ABC transporter ATP-binding protein — encoded protein: MIEAVKLTKYYPPPIKSPLDLKSLGDFLGKPREEIPALVDLNFKVKEGEIYGLLGPNGAGKTTLCKIASALVIPTGGHLYIDGYESVEEHNEVKGKIFTIFGGSRDLFGLFQWRVSVEKNLRFMAELWGIPKAETDRRINQALELLHLKEKRNEWYQKLSAGMRQKVYLALPLVLQPEVLILDEPTVYLDAFTRREVWNAILRLSKELGTTILLTTHNLREAESLCDRVLLFNRSKIAEGTPKELIEEVQTLKAERKIIAKIKGMVHPKDFDGITQKIEVQRNGEFTYLQLYFKNEDIKEVLGLLSRYKIVDVQTSQVTLEEVFTHLCKK